The nucleotide sequence ATGTGACTATCGGGATCCCAAGCGATGTCACAAAATTGCCAATATGACGACGGTGGGACAGCGAATAAGGATCTCCATGGAGCAAAACCCGCTCCCCTTCTCCAGCCAGCACCTTGGCAGCTAACAGTAACCAAGGTAGCATGTCTCGCTTTCCAGCATAGCAAGGCCAATCTATGCTAGCTCCAATCGTTTTCCACTGGGTATCCATCGTCGACTGAATACCTAAGGCGACGCCTGCTATTTCTGCAATACTCTCTCCCCTAACTCGCATCAGCATCAGTGATGCCGCTAATTGCGCCCGCGTACCATAACCATGATTAAAACCTGTAATTAAAAATCTGGCTTCCTCAAGCATTAAGCTTCGAGCACCTTTCGCACCTCGTCCTAACGCTTTAACCAGCTGTTGATACTCTTGCTGCTTCAGTGAGGTTTCATCAGGTTCTGCTCCGCCAAGAGGGCCCATCAAAATTGTGACTTAGCGAAGCTTCTCGCACCATGTTTAACGGTAATAGCTTCAGAGGCAAGGGCTTCAACAGTAAGCGCATCAGTTGTTGTAGCTAACGAGCTCATCTCTCCAATTCCGTCCATCAGTTCAGATAATGCCAACCCAACACTCACCACCTCTCCCACAATCATCAACGTCGGACCATCAGCTTGAATACGCCTAGCAACTTCAGCCATAGTGCCGAGGCTCGCATAAGTCACTTGTTGATTCACTCTCGCCCCATTACTGATAAACACCATTGGCAATTCAGTGCTCGCCCCTGCATCAAGTAAACTTTGTACAATGCTGTCAGACTGCTCTTTGCCCATATAGAAAACCAAGGTCGTTTCAGCCATCAACAGCGAACGCCAACTGTGACCCGTGTTATCGAACACCCTGCCGGTAACCATGGTCACAGAGCGAGCAACACCTCGATGTGTTAAAGGAATACCTGCACTCGCAGCACAGCCAAGTGCCGCAGTCACGCCAGGAATGAACTCACTCTTAATGCCATTCTCAGCAAGGTATATCGCCTCTTCACAACCACGACCAAATACATTGGGATCTCCCCCTTTAAGGCGGACGACATCCCCTCCTTTTTTGGCAGAGTTAACGAGCAGTGCATTAATCTCGTCTTGCTTAGCACTTGGCTGACCGCAACGCTTTCCCACAAAGTGCATCACGCATCGATTTGATGCCAATGCCAAGATATCCTCACACACTAAACTGTCATAGA is from Shewanella sp. MTB7 and encodes:
- the cobA gene encoding uroporphyrinogen-III C-methyltransferase — translated: MTNVIEFGLNQFASTPSTVAIVGAGCGDVELLTLKAARYISNADVIIYDSLVCEDILALASNRCVMHFVGKRCGQPSAKQDEINALLVNSAKKGGDVVRLKGGDPNVFGRGCEEAIYLAENGIKSEFIPGVTAALGCAASAGIPLTHRGVARSVTMVTGRVFDNTGHSWRSLLMAETTLVFYMGKEQSDSIVQSLLDAGASTELPMVFISNGARVNQQVTYASLGTMAEVARRIQADGPTLMIVGEVVSVGLALSELMDGIGEMSSLATTTDALTVEALASEAITVKHGARSFAKSQF